The following proteins are encoded in a genomic region of Mycoplasma sp. NEAQ87857:
- a CDS encoding DUF6088 family protein, with amino-acid sequence MESITKQIEHIMTENEGKIYTVNDFYHLGSKNAIKATLTRLSNQNKIARLVDGLYMVPEYSEIIKEYCFPDIDEVARKIAEKFAWTIVPTDVSAMNYTGLWPQISNAYVYASDGPSKEYMYKGWKITFKHTSKRNISNYSKELALVIQAITILGKDKVRRIDIERLSWFNNFIKGDLKLEAKKLPYWIQEVLQKVQDTNYE; translated from the coding sequence TTGGAATCAATAACAAAACAAATAGAACATATTATGACTGAAAACGAAGGAAAAATATATACAGTCAACGATTTTTATCATCTTGGTTCAAAAAATGCAATCAAAGCCACTTTAACTAGGCTATCTAACCAAAATAAAATTGCTAGGTTAGTAGATGGTTTATATATGGTACCTGAATATAGCGAAATTATTAAAGAATACTGTTTCCCTGATATCGATGAAGTTGCTAGAAAAATTGCTGAGAAGTTTGCTTGAACTATTGTCCCAACTGATGTTTCGGCAATGAATTACACTGGTTTATGACCACAGATCTCAAATGCTTATGTATATGCTTCCGATGGACCTTCAAAGGAGTATATGTATAAAGGATGAAAGATTACTTTTAAACACACTTCAAAACGCAATATATCTAATTACTCAAAAGAGTTAGCACTAGTTATTCAAGCTATTACAATATTAGGTAAAGATAAAGTTCGTAGAATAGATATAGAAAGATTATCGTGATTTAATAATTTTATAAAGGGGGATTTAAAATTAGAAGCTAAAAAACTTCCTTATTGAATACAAGAAGTTTTACAAAAAGTACAAGATACAAACTATGAATAA
- a CDS encoding antibiotic biosynthesis monooxygenase translates to MIFAKATLYVINPEKIKPFVDYLYVLTKKIRMVETNLSFEYGLRETGEIVVLERWSTRDVYNQFMTNKEFADEFETLSKMAKKSINLYEMDTVK, encoded by the coding sequence ATGATTTTTGCAAAAGCAACATTATATGTTATAAATCCTGAAAAAATTAAGCCGTTTGTAGATTATTTATATGTTTTAACTAAAAAAATAAGAATGGTTGAAACAAATTTATCTTTTGAATATGGATTAAGAGAAACTGGTGAAATTGTTGTGTTAGAAAGATGATCAACACGTGATGTATATAACCAATTTATGACTAATAAAGAATTTGCTGATGAATTTGAAACATTAAGCAAAATGGCTAAAAAAAGTATTAATCTATATGAAATGGACACAGTTAAATAA
- a CDS encoding nucleotidyl transferase AbiEii/AbiGii toxin family protein codes for MNKILKLSNKELKQLIQNAALRLHISTAYIEKDIWICFILKYLFNDFKYKDRIVFKGGTCLSKVYKLINRFSEDIDIALDWTLMGYGKDEPYDHRSKRQQEMFNDRLNNDTQTFIREEMLPIIKNDLSKMLKGKKYKLYIDPKDGHTIRFEYPKNFTHNSITQYIRLEIGCIVEPIPSSKHQIDTYIAQVFPEEFSDDIKVVAMDSLRNFYEKLTILHKEANRINGNWPSRYSRHYYDVYKMIQTDLREKSFENLDLLASVIKFNNKFYTCNWDHIDQMLEGKMKLIPPTDGIQAFRENYLLTEHMLFGEIMTFDEILNSLAEYQEEFNNSIKNK; via the coding sequence ATGAATAAAATTCTAAAATTATCCAATAAAGAATTAAAGCAACTTATTCAAAACGCAGCTCTTAGATTACATATTTCTACTGCTTATATTGAAAAAGATATTTGGATTTGTTTTATTTTAAAATACTTATTCAATGATTTTAAATATAAGGATCGTATTGTTTTCAAAGGTGGTACTTGTCTTTCTAAAGTTTATAAATTAATTAATAGATTCTCAGAAGATATTGATATAGCTTTAGATTGAACACTGATGGGTTATGGTAAAGATGAACCATATGATCACAGAAGTAAGAGACAACAAGAAATGTTTAATGATAGATTAAATAACGACACTCAAACCTTTATCCGTGAAGAAATGCTACCCATTATAAAAAATGATTTAAGCAAAATGTTAAAAGGTAAAAAATACAAACTTTACATTGATCCAAAAGATGGACATACTATACGTTTTGAATATCCTAAAAACTTTACACATAATTCAATAACTCAATATATCCGTTTAGAAATTGGGTGTATAGTTGAACCTATTCCATCATCTAAACATCAAATTGATACCTATATCGCACAAGTATTCCCTGAAGAATTTAGCGATGATATCAAGGTTGTTGCAATGGATAGCTTAAGAAACTTTTATGAAAAATTAACCATTTTACATAAAGAAGCTAATAGAATCAATGGTAACTGACCTTCTAGATACTCAAGACATTATTATGATGTTTATAAGATGATACAAACCGATCTAAGAGAAAAAAGTTTTGAGAATTTAGATCTTTTAGCATCTGTTATTAAATTTAACAATAAGTTTTACACCTGTAATTGAGATCACATTGATCAAATGTTAGAAGGAAAGATGAAACTAATACCTCCAACAGATGGTATTCAAGCATTTAGAGAAAATTACCTTCTCACAGAACATATGTTATTTGGTGAGATTATGACTTTTGATGAGATTCTTAATTCTTTAGCAGAATATCAAGAAGAATTTAATAATTCTATAAAGAATAAATAG
- a CDS encoding type III restriction endonuclease subunit M, giving the protein MINKKNQETLSHHLQKLEDISPKQLNKDQKDLIKKMLELLFNDPNTTTLEFENAYRVLIQRVKVGFTFDAAPSEAKNTISLLVKDEEKSFVNDPLKPHNQLIIGENYDALKNLLVIEGERESKVLTLFTM; this is encoded by the coding sequence ATGATAAACAAGAAAAATCAAGAGACTTTATCTCACCATTTACAAAAATTGGAAGATATAAGTCCAAAACAATTAAATAAAGATCAAAAAGATCTAATCAAGAAGATGTTAGAATTGCTATTTAACGATCCAAATACCACTACTTTAGAGTTCGAAAACGCTTATCGTGTTCTAATTCAAAGAGTAAAAGTTGGATTTACCTTTGATGCAGCTCCATCAGAAGCAAAAAATACAATTTCACTACTTGTGAAAGATGAAGAAAAATCATTTGTTAATGATCCATTAAAACCACATAACCAACTAATTATCGGTGAAAACTACGATGCACTAAAAAACTTATTAGTGATAGAAGGAGAGAGAGAGAGCAAGGTACTAACTCTCTTTACGATGTAA
- the ptsP gene encoding phosphoenolpyruvate--protein phosphotransferase: MTIKGIGASKGVAIAKVFKVEEFEIKVTKESTLGAEKEVAKYQEAREKVIAKIEKTKSLAQDPEHQAIFDAHIGFVLDPMAIESVENNIKDNNVSSEFAVEEFYTQFAAMFEMMDDEYMRERAADIKDVMKKLLYALNGIEEVDLAAIDQEVIIVAVDLSPSQTVQLNKKYVQGFVTNIGGPTSHTAIMARSLGIPSVVGTNNVMSLVNNGELIALDGSKGEVVVNPTDEEVVKYEKAELEYQAYLARLKSLKGKESKTKDAHHVELAANIGTPKDLESVLENDAEGIGLFRSEFLYMDNDHWPTEEEQFVAYKEVVSGMKGKRVVIRTLDIGGDKTLKYFKFPEEMNPFLGYRAIRFCLQNHEIFKTQLRALVRASEFGKVAIMFPMITNIQEFLDAKELFNQAYDEVYATNKNIAPRENIEVGLMMETPAAAVLSDKFCKYADFVSIGTNDLIQYSMAADRMSENISYLYQPLNPSILRLVKMVIDGAHKNGKWAGMCGEMAGDSRALPLLLGLGLDEFSMSASSILGAREQVMGLSYQEMQELAAKAIELDTEAQVIELLNKTLVK; encoded by the coding sequence ATGACAATAAAAGGAATTGGAGCTTCTAAAGGAGTTGCTATTGCTAAGGTTTTTAAAGTTGAAGAATTTGAAATTAAAGTTACCAAAGAATCAACTTTAGGAGCAGAAAAAGAAGTAGCAAAATATCAAGAAGCTAGAGAAAAAGTAATTGCTAAAATTGAAAAAACAAAAAGTTTAGCACAAGATCCAGAACATCAAGCTATTTTTGATGCTCACATTGGTTTTGTATTAGACCCTATGGCAATTGAAAGTGTTGAAAATAATATTAAAGATAATAACGTATCATCTGAATTTGCTGTTGAAGAATTTTATACACAATTTGCTGCAATGTTTGAAATGATGGATGATGAATATATGCGTGAAAGAGCAGCTGACATTAAAGATGTAATGAAAAAACTACTTTATGCTTTAAATGGTATTGAAGAAGTTGATTTAGCTGCTATTGATCAAGAAGTTATTATTGTTGCAGTTGATTTAAGTCCAAGTCAAACAGTTCAATTAAATAAAAAATACGTACAAGGTTTTGTAACCAATATTGGAGGACCTACATCTCATACAGCTATTATGGCTAGAAGTTTAGGTATTCCTTCAGTTGTTGGAACCAACAATGTTATGTCATTAGTAAATAATGGTGAATTAATTGCTCTTGATGGTTCTAAAGGTGAAGTTGTTGTTAATCCAACTGATGAAGAAGTGGTTAAATATGAAAAAGCTGAATTAGAATATCAAGCATATTTAGCTAGATTAAAATCATTAAAAGGTAAAGAATCAAAAACTAAAGATGCTCATCATGTTGAACTTGCAGCAAACATTGGAACACCTAAAGATTTAGAATCAGTATTAGAAAATGATGCTGAAGGAATTGGATTATTTAGATCTGAATTCTTATACATGGACAATGATCACTGACCAACTGAAGAAGAACAATTTGTAGCTTATAAAGAAGTAGTTAGTGGAATGAAAGGTAAAAGAGTTGTTATTAGAACCTTAGACATTGGTGGAGATAAAACTTTAAAATACTTTAAATTCCCAGAAGAAATGAACCCATTTTTAGGATATAGAGCAATTAGATTCTGCTTACAAAATCACGAAATTTTTAAAACTCAACTTCGTGCTTTAGTTAGAGCTAGTGAATTTGGAAAAGTTGCAATTATGTTCCCTATGATTACTAATATTCAAGAATTTCTTGATGCAAAGGAATTATTTAACCAAGCTTATGATGAAGTATATGCAACAAATAAAAATATTGCTCCAAGAGAAAATATTGAAGTTGGATTAATGATGGAAACTCCTGCAGCTGCTGTATTATCAGATAAATTCTGTAAGTATGCAGACTTTGTTTCAATTGGAACAAATGACTTAATCCAATACTCAATGGCAGCAGATAGAATGAGTGAAAATATTTCATACTTATATCAACCATTAAACCCATCAATTTTAAGACTAGTTAAAATGGTTATTGATGGAGCACACAAAAATGGTAAATGAGCTGGAATGTGTGGAGAAATGGCTGGAGATTCTAGAGCTTTACCATTACTTTTAGGATTAGGATTAGACGAATTTTCAATGAGTGCTAGTTCAATTTTAGGTGCTAGAGAGCAAGTTATGGGGCTTTCATACCAAGAAATGCAAGAATTAGCTGCTAAAGCAATTGAATTAGATACAGAAGCTCAAGTAATTGAATTATTAAACAAAACACTTGTAAAATAA
- a CDS encoding DUF6088 family protein, with the protein MIAMKKHIQNVMTRNAGKIYSINDFYDFKSDKKNTVKSALYRLNNEGKIVRILDGLYVKLKYNKEAKEYIYPSAEDVAMKIADKYSWKVAPMGDLALNYSGLSSKVPDIWTYASDGPSREYIYRGEKIIFKKTAMRIITKFSNELNLVIQSIIALGKDNITQADIEKLAQLKPLIKENLKYDTSILPYWIKETIDKIAEVDYQE; encoded by the coding sequence ATGATAGCAATGAAAAAACATATACAAAACGTTATGACAAGAAACGCTGGAAAAATTTATTCGATTAATGATTTCTATGACTTTAAATCAGATAAAAAAAATACGGTTAAGTCAGCTTTATATAGGTTAAATAACGAAGGTAAAATTGTAAGAATTCTTGATGGTTTATATGTAAAACTTAAATATAACAAAGAAGCAAAAGAATATATTTATCCAAGTGCTGAAGATGTTGCAATGAAAATTGCTGATAAATACAGTTGAAAAGTTGCTCCTATGGGCGATCTTGCTTTAAATTATTCTGGATTATCAAGTAAAGTTCCTGATATTTGGACTTATGCATCCGATGGACCTTCTAGAGAATACATCTATAGAGGCGAGAAAATTATTTTTAAGAAAACAGCAATGCGAATCATAACTAAATTCTCTAACGAATTAAATTTAGTTATTCAATCAATTATTGCACTAGGTAAAGATAATATAACACAAGCTGATATTGAGAAATTAGCTCAATTAAAACCATTAATTAAAGAAAATTTAAAATACGATACTAGCATATTACCTTACTGAATTAAAGAAACTATTGACAAAATAGCAGAAGTTGATTATCAAGAGTAG
- a CDS encoding DEAD/DEAH box helicase codes for MKLTNLQQLKVDEIINHFTNPNLETYNNDKNQLIVSFSAPTGSGKTFMMANVIDKMISYANGINKKIMFVIATLSSGDLPKQLEHSLIKYKSWLVNNNFEISYEESPSSNKNFSKKDWHSTLSLDNNKVFIFGKSTFGSKRIFTEEQIIEQLIHDAKNQGYKIVYIRDEAHVGIDSGKTTNNSKDDLRFEELLNSNADYLLYMTATPKNKDWKRVVLSERELRDDTPKLIKENMFINADIEGDSETIDNEKLLKSACVKFKEIIKEYADNEKEPGLVNINPAMLIQIRNKTNGDQDFYKQVEMIKDILNEHNLTYTHHINDDKEIERILGEDKLREGNSLKDISRDDSGYQVIIFKVGPATGWNIPRATMLVQLRNVSSETLNTQTVGRIKRNPNPAYPHSEDSVAYKYYIYSNNPKMKNYTNVWNLKEKFKSLHQVVFKGVINEEKLTKTLKDHNSIEEVSQYLTKTSITNAVKFLIESYKENYDLIDGVKYHFIPLISRLTLIKDENNQQKESTYIERKAFNSIDLKIFVNEILSKNKKEFDVIQSVPNFEQNCQEIIDKLNQTQNTLFITKDIILVAINTYLLSDIKGFIKKKIELTKGDNNIANIFSLQPQTIPTYFEEFTDDYQEAVKKAQSSLKNKSGFFDITEIKTYAFESVYDQNLIKYHSKPQEHSLKTLKKVMNKKDDKELIFWYSNPVFSGINVQVLNKDNELKNSYPDIVCSYKGIHTIFVEIKSEKNDYDSVKTDNLLDNYKDYVKSYNLSSSNKLFKNERTVTFILMKDNNENGREHYIIKGASTHKGLAAKLESESIGQFSEILDALNE; via the coding sequence ATGAAATTAACTAATCTTCAACAATTAAAAGTAGATGAGATAATTAATCACTTCACTAATCCAAATCTTGAAACTTATAACAATGATAAAAACCAGTTAATTGTTTCGTTCTCTGCACCTACAGGTAGTGGTAAAACCTTTATGATGGCTAATGTTATCGATAAAATGATTTCATATGCAAATGGTATAAATAAAAAAATAATGTTTGTTATAGCTACACTATCTTCTGGTGATTTACCTAAACAACTTGAACACAGTTTAATTAAGTATAAGTCATGATTAGTAAATAATAATTTTGAAATTAGCTACGAAGAATCTCCATCAAGTAATAAGAACTTTAGTAAGAAAGATTGACACTCAACTCTTAGTTTAGATAATAACAAAGTATTTATTTTTGGTAAATCAACCTTTGGTTCAAAGAGAATTTTTACAGAAGAACAAATAATTGAACAATTAATTCATGACGCTAAAAACCAAGGGTATAAAATTGTTTATATTCGGGACGAGGCACACGTTGGGATAGATTCTGGTAAAACAACAAATAATTCAAAAGATGATTTAAGATTCGAAGAATTATTGAATAGTAATGCTGATTACTTGTTATACATGACTGCTACACCTAAAAATAAAGATTGAAAAAGAGTTGTACTTTCTGAACGTGAATTAAGAGATGATACACCTAAGTTGATTAAAGAAAATATGTTTATTAACGCTGATATTGAAGGTGATTCAGAAACTATTGATAATGAAAAATTACTTAAGAGTGCGTGTGTTAAATTCAAAGAAATAATAAAAGAATACGCCGACAATGAAAAAGAACCTGGATTAGTTAATATTAATCCTGCGATGTTAATTCAAATTAGAAACAAAACTAATGGTGATCAAGACTTTTATAAACAAGTTGAGATGATTAAAGATATTCTTAATGAACATAATTTAACATATACTCATCACATTAATGATGACAAAGAAATTGAAAGAATTTTAGGCGAAGATAAATTAAGAGAAGGTAATTCACTTAAAGACATAAGTCGTGATGACTCAGGTTACCAAGTAATAATTTTTAAAGTAGGTCCAGCAACAGGTTGAAACATTCCTAGAGCAACAATGCTAGTACAATTAAGAAACGTTTCATCCGAGACTCTTAATACTCAAACAGTTGGTAGAATTAAGAGAAACCCAAACCCTGCATACCCACATAGCGAAGATTCAGTCGCTTATAAATACTATATTTACTCAAATAATCCTAAAATGAAAAACTACACTAATGTTTGAAACTTAAAAGAGAAATTTAAATCTCTTCATCAAGTAGTTTTCAAAGGGGTTATTAACGAAGAAAAACTTACAAAAACTCTTAAAGACCATAACTCAATCGAAGAAGTTAGTCAATATTTAACTAAGACTTCAATTACTAATGCTGTTAAATTTCTAATCGAAAGTTATAAAGAAAATTACGATCTAATAGATGGAGTTAAATATCACTTTATTCCTTTAATTAGTAGATTAACATTAATCAAAGATGAAAACAACCAACAAAAAGAATCAACTTACATTGAAAGAAAAGCATTCAATAGTATTGATTTAAAAATCTTTGTTAATGAAATATTAAGTAAAAATAAAAAAGAGTTTGATGTAATTCAAAGTGTTCCTAACTTTGAGCAAAATTGTCAAGAAATCATTGATAAATTAAACCAAACACAAAATACTTTATTTATTACTAAAGATATTATTTTAGTTGCTATTAATACCTATTTACTTAGTGATATTAAAGGATTTATTAAGAAAAAGATTGAATTAACCAAAGGAGATAATAACATCGCAAATATCTTTAGTCTCCAACCACAAACTATTCCAACTTATTTTGAAGAATTTACTGATGATTATCAAGAAGCAGTTAAAAAAGCTCAAAGTAGCTTGAAAAACAAAAGCGGATTCTTTGATATTACAGAAATTAAAACCTATGCTTTTGAATCAGTATATGATCAAAATCTCATTAAATATCATTCTAAACCTCAAGAACATAGTTTAAAAACTCTGAAAAAAGTTATGAATAAAAAAGATGATAAAGAATTGATTTTTTGATACAGTAATCCAGTGTTTAGTGGTATCAATGTGCAAGTTTTAAACAAAGATAATGAACTTAAAAATTCTTATCCTGATATTGTTTGTTCATATAAAGGAATTCACACAATTTTTGTTGAAATCAAATCTGAAAAGAATGATTATGACAGTGTTAAAACAGATAATTTATTAGATAACTATAAAGATTATGTTAAATCATATAACCTAAGTAGTTCTAATAAACTTTTCAAAAACGAAAGAACTGTAACCTTTATTTTAATGAAAGACAATAATGAAAACGGCAGAGAACATTATATTATTAAAGGAGCAAGTACTCATAAAGGACTGGCTGCTAAATTAGAATCTGAAAGCATTGGTCAATTCTCAGAAATACTAGATGCACTTAATGAATAA
- a CDS encoding site-specific DNA-methyltransferase yields MVADDKENINPNKFIYRDKFSRNGWLTMMDERLRLAHKLLKENGVIFVSIDDSEQAYLKVLMDEIFGADNFIANIIRQTKTGGGRFGKNYIQKDIDYILVFCKNKLLLPEFGNVESDWDDYKFKDKRGLYAIKHPLDGGAGQKSYIFPVELNGQTYYPREDKNWSFSKDRVDFMIENDFIVANSKGMLYVKNYKDWKVDKNTKTGEYEIVERKSGISWSSSKMITKEFNNAAGNNEIKQIFDDKIFSYPKPVSAIKALIKMVNNKNARVLDFFAGSGTTGHAVEELNSEDNGFRSYTLITNNQSNIGEIITYERLFRINNGIGANGEEVKWAVKNNPYKSNLDLFYSKRFNTNLENEISTEYLINLLKQELADFNISRTRSDIEYCNLLNLLKSLIEKEDENEIN; encoded by the coding sequence TTAGTAGCTGATGACAAAGAAAATATTAATCCTAATAAATTCATTTATCGTGATAAATTCAGTCGTAATGGTTGATTGACTATGATGGATGAAAGATTAAGATTAGCTCATAAACTTCTAAAAGAAAATGGTGTAATTTTTGTTTCTATCGATGATAGTGAACAAGCTTATCTCAAAGTCTTAATGGATGAAATTTTTGGAGCTGATAATTTTATCGCCAATATTATTAGACAAACAAAAACAGGTGGTGGTAGATTTGGAAAAAACTACATCCAAAAAGACATTGATTACATTCTTGTATTCTGTAAAAATAAATTATTATTACCAGAATTCGGAAACGTTGAAAGTGATTGAGACGATTACAAATTTAAAGACAAAAGAGGTCTTTACGCAATTAAACACCCACTTGATGGTGGAGCAGGACAAAAAAGTTATATTTTCCCTGTTGAATTAAATGGACAAACATACTATCCAAGAGAAGACAAAAATTGATCATTTTCAAAAGATAGAGTTGATTTTATGATAGAAAACGACTTTATTGTCGCTAACTCAAAAGGGATGTTATACGTAAAAAACTATAAAGATTGAAAAGTTGATAAAAATACTAAAACAGGTGAATATGAAATAGTTGAAAGAAAAAGTGGTATTTCATGATCATCATCAAAAATGATTACTAAAGAATTCAATAACGCAGCTGGTAATAACGAGATTAAACAAATTTTTGACGATAAAATCTTTTCATACCCAAAACCAGTTAGTGCTATAAAAGCTCTAATAAAAATGGTGAATAATAAAAATGCTAGAGTATTAGATTTCTTTGCTGGTAGTGGTACAACTGGACACGCTGTTGAAGAACTAAATAGTGAAGATAACGGATTTAGAAGTTATACACTAATAACAAATAATCAAAGTAATATTGGTGAAATTATTACATATGAAAGATTATTTAGAATAAACAATGGAATAGGTGCAAATGGTGAAGAGGTTAAATGAGCAGTTAAAAATAACCCTTATAAATCAAATCTAGACTTATTCTATTCTAAAAGATTTAATACTAATTTAGAGAATGAAATTAGCACAGAATACTTAATCAATCTTTTAAAACAAGAATTAGCTGATTTCAACATTTCGAGAACAAGAAGTGATATAGAGTATTGCAATCTATTAAATCTCTTAAAGTCTCTTATTGAAAAAGAGGATGAGAATGAAATTAACTAA
- the metG gene encoding methionine--tRNA ligase, protein MNKKFYITTPIYYASGNLHIGHLYTTTVTWVIKNYKKLRGYDVKMLTGSDEHGQKIEQKALENNVDPQTFVDGLAEKYINMWKVFDIDYDFYSRTTSNQHKESVRNIFSTFLNKGFIYKDKYKGLYSISDEEFLTETQAVKKGDKYYHPQSDHELVWVEEESYFFDMQKFQGWLKDYINSHDNFLFPKKIVHELMNNFIDKGIENLSVSRTNINWGIKVNEDTKYTLYVWLDALCNYITMLGYDPKLETQPQLFREFWENEDAEVVHILGKEIARFHMIYWPIFLEALNLRQPSRIQSHGWIITPTGKMSKSKGNVVDPFELLEKYHPEMIKYFLVSQIPLGEDGVYDEDRFVDIINAELINNFGNLVSRTLKMKSNSFDGSIKYQAPSNELDLDIEQKIAASIAEYQNYFDNYELDKAFKVAINLSNDLNKYIDLTKPWTLKEDLPRLEQILVRLLNGIYAVATYLQVALPRKIEEVAKALGVASFSLELITNYCKFDNIIQANEFSLFPRIKKQ, encoded by the coding sequence ATGAATAAAAAATTTTATATAACTACTCCAATCTATTATGCAAGTGGTAATTTACATATTGGTCATTTATATACAACTACAGTTACTTGAGTTATTAAAAATTACAAGAAACTTAGAGGTTATGATGTTAAGATGCTTACAGGTAGTGATGAACATGGTCAAAAAATTGAGCAAAAAGCTTTAGAAAACAATGTTGATCCTCAAACATTTGTTGATGGTTTAGCTGAAAAATATATTAATATGTGAAAAGTGTTTGATATTGATTATGATTTTTATTCTCGTACAACTTCTAATCAACATAAAGAAAGTGTTAGAAATATTTTTAGCACCTTTTTAAATAAGGGTTTTATTTATAAAGATAAATATAAAGGTCTATATTCAATTAGTGATGAAGAGTTTTTAACTGAAACTCAAGCAGTAAAAAAAGGTGATAAATATTATCACCCTCAAAGTGATCATGAACTTGTGTGAGTTGAAGAAGAAAGTTATTTCTTTGATATGCAAAAATTTCAAGGGTGATTAAAAGATTATATTAATTCTCATGATAACTTCTTATTCCCTAAAAAAATTGTGCATGAACTAATGAATAACTTCATTGATAAAGGAATTGAAAATCTTTCAGTATCTAGAACTAATATTAATTGAGGGATTAAAGTAAATGAGGATACTAAATACACTTTATATGTTTGATTAGATGCATTATGTAACTATATTACTATGCTTGGATATGATCCAAAACTAGAAACTCAACCACAATTATTTAGAGAGTTTTGAGAAAATGAAGATGCTGAAGTTGTGCATATTTTAGGAAAAGAAATTGCAAGATTTCATATGATTTATTGACCAATTTTTCTAGAAGCATTGAATTTAAGACAACCATCAAGAATTCAAAGTCATGGTTGAATTATCACACCAACTGGTAAAATGTCTAAATCAAAAGGTAATGTAGTTGATCCTTTTGAATTGTTAGAAAAATATCATCCAGAAATGATTAAATACTTTTTAGTTTCTCAAATTCCTTTAGGTGAAGATGGGGTTTATGATGAAGATCGTTTTGTTGATATTATTAATGCTGAATTAATTAATAATTTTGGAAACTTAGTTTCTAGAACTTTAAAAATGAAATCAAACTCTTTTGATGGATCAATTAAATATCAAGCACCAAGCAATGAATTAGATTTAGATATTGAGCAAAAAATTGCTGCTTCAATAGCTGAATATCAAAATTATTTTGATAATTATGAGCTTGATAAAGCTTTTAAAGTAGCGATTAATTTATCAAATGATTTAAATAAATATATTGATTTAACTAAACCTTGAACCTTAAAAGAAGATTTACCAAGATTGGAACAAATTTTAGTGAGATTATTAAATGGAATTTATGCTGTTGCTACTTATTTACAAGTAGCTTTACCAAGAAAAATAGAAGAAGTAGCTAAAGCTCTTGGTGTAGCAAGTTTTTCATTGGAATTAATTACAAACTACTGCAAATTTGATAATATTATACAGGCTAATGAATTTTCATTATTTCCACGTATTAAAAAACAATAA